Proteins encoded together in one Oncorhynchus mykiss isolate Arlee chromosome 7, USDA_OmykA_1.1, whole genome shotgun sequence window:
- the LOC110495577 gene encoding gamma-crystallin M3-like, translating to MTMGKIIFYEDKNFQGRSYETSNDCAEVTSYLSRCNSCRVESGCFMVYERPNFMGHQMMVRRGEYPDNQRLMGMTMSDCIRSCRNIPSYRGQFRMRMYERENFGGQMHELMDDCDSIQDRYRMSDCQSCNVMDGHWLMYEQPHFRGRQMYVRPGEYRNLREMGNSSMNRFMSVRRITDSC from the exons ATGACCATGGGCAAG ATCATCTTCTACGAGGACAAGAACTTCCAGGGTCGTTCCTATGAGACCAGCAACGACTGCGCTGAGGTCACCTCCTACCTGAGCAGGTGCAACTCCTGCAGGGTGGAGAGCGGCTGCTTCATGGTCTATGAGCGCCCCAACTTCATGGGTCACCAGATGATGGTTAGGAGAGGAGAGTACCCCGACAACCAGCGCCTGATGGGTATGACCATGAGCGACTGCATCAGGTCCTGTCGTAACATCCCCAGT TATAGGGGCCAGTTCAGAATGAGGATGTATGAGAGGGAGAACTTCGGAGGCCAGATGCACGAGCTGATGGACGACTGTGACTCCATCCAGGATCGTTACCGCATGTCCGACTGCCAGTCCTGCAACGTGATGGACGGCCACTGGCTCATGTACGAGCAGCCCCACTTCAGAGGCAGGCAGATGTACGTGAGGCCCGGAGAGTACAGGAACCTCAGAGAGATGGGAAACAGCTCCATGAATAGATTCATGTCGGTTAGACGTATCACTGATTCCTGTTAA
- the LOC110528744 gene encoding gamma-crystallin S-1-like, with protein MEKITFYEDRNYQGRYYECDSDSSDLHTFLSRCNSVRVEGGFWVVYERPNYMGFQYVLTPGEYPDYQRWMGFNDTVRSCRIIRNVGNSWRMKLWEKSNFEGQSMEVADNMPSFQERWHSREVNSCKVFEGAWVFFEHPNYRGRQYLLERGEYRRHTEWGGMQANVGSIRCVK; from the exons ATGGAAAAG ATCACCTTCTACGAGGACCGGAACTACCAGGGACGGTACTATGAGTGCGACAGTGACTCCAGCGACCTGCACACCTTCCTCAGCCGCTGTAACTCAGTCAGGGTGGAGGGGGGATTCTGGGTGGTGTACGAGAGGCCCAACTACATGGGCTTCCAGTACGTGCTGACCCCTGGAGAGTACCCTGACTACCAGCGCTGGATGGGATTTAATGACACCGTCAGGTCCTGTCGCATCATTAGGAAT GTGGGCAACTCGTGGAGAATGAAGCTGTGGGAGAAATCTAACTTTGAGGGccagagcatggaggtggcagACAACATGCCCTCCTTCCAGGAGCGCTGGCACAGCCGCGAGGTGAACTCCTGCAAGGTGTTCGAAGGCGCCTGGGTTTTCTTTGAGCATCCCAACTACAGGGGGCGCCAGTACCtgctggagaggggagagtacAGACGCCACACCGAGTGGGGGGGCATGCAGGCCAACGTAGGCTCCATCCGCTGTGTCAAGTAG
- the LOC118965340 gene encoding gamma-crystallin S-1-like, whose protein sequence is MDRMQGKIFFYEDRNFQGLHYECSGDCPELSSHFSRCNSIRVESGAWVVYERPNYMGSQYILTRGEYPDYQRWMGYNDTIRSCRIIRHTTGMHRIRVYERPDFAGQMIEFSEDSPNLSERFRHPEVHSANVLDGAWVFYEHPNYRGRQHLLERGEYRRHTEWGGMQANVGSLRRVPGLLDHPCHTDIKGPLSLALKYLYLAL, encoded by the exons ATGGACCGCATGCAGGGGAAG ATCTTCTTCTATGAGGACCGGAACTTCCAGGGCCTCCACTATGAGTGCAGCGGCGACTGCCCCGAACTGAGCTCTCATTTCAGCCGCTGCAACTCCATCAGGGTGGAGAGTGGTGCCTGGGTGGTCTATGAGAGGCCCAACTACATGGGCTCTCAGTACATCCTGACCAGGGGAGAGTACCCCGACTACCAGCGCTGGATGGGCTACAACGACACTATCAGGTCCTGCCGGATTATCAGACAT ACCACTGGCATGCACAGGATCCGCGTGTACGAGCGCCCTGACTTTGCCGGTCAGATGATTGAGTTCAGTGAGGACAGCCCCAACCTGTCTGAGCGTTTCCGCCACCCCGAGGTGCACTCTGCCAATGTGCTGGACGGCGCCTGGGTCTTCTACGAACATCCCAACTACAGGGGGCGCCAGCACCTGCTGGAGAGGGGCGAGTACAGACGCCACACAGAGTGGGGGGGCATGCAGGCCAACGTGGGCTCCCTCCGCCGCGTCCCAGGACTTTTAGACCATCCTtgtcatacagat
- the LOC110527265 gene encoding gamma-crystallin M2-like, translating to MGFNDSVKSCRAIKNVYGNVWKLRLYERPDFGGRMVEWAEDCPSVYEALKFREVYSCMVTHGAWAFYELPNYRGRQYFLERGEYPRHTDWSAASAAVGSFRRITEF from the exons ATGGGATTCAACGATAGCGTCAAGTCCTGCCGCGCCATCAAAAAC GTGTATGGCAACGTGTGGAAGCTGAGGCTGTACGAGAGGCCAGACTTCGGCGGTCGGATGGTGGAGTGGGCCGAGGACTGCCCCTCGGTCTACGAGGCCTTGAAGTTCCGCGAGGTGTACTCGTGCATGGTGACCCACGGCGCCTGGGCCTTCTACGAGCTGCCAAACTACAGGGGACGCCAGTACTTCCTGGAGCGCGGCGAGTACCCCCGCCACACAGACTGGAGCGCCGCATCTGCCGCCGTGGGCTCCTTCCGCAGGATCACTGAGTTCTAG
- the LOC110495575 gene encoding gamma-crystallin M3-like, giving the protein MRYKSLSEHGLLDNIPEPQQTNTMAKIIFYEDRNFQGRSYETSSDCPELTSYLSRCNSCRVESGCFMVYDRSNFQGNQYFVRRGEYGDYQRMGMSDSVRSCRMIPMHKGQFRMQVYERENFGGQMHEMMDDCDSIQERYRMSDCQSCNVMEGHWLMYEQPHFRGRQMYVRPGEYRNLREMGNSSVNRYTSMRRVLDSCESQHH; this is encoded by the exons ATGAGGTATAAAAGCTTGAGTGAACATGGCCTATTGGACAACATCCCAGAGCCGCAGCAAACAAACACCATGGCCAAG ATCATCTTCTACGAGGACAGGAACTTCCAGGGTCGTTCCTATGAGACCAGCTCAGACTGCCCTGAGTTGACCTCCTACCTGAGCAGGTGCAACTCCTGCAGGGTGGAGAGCGGCTGCTTCATGGTGTACGACCGCTCCAACTTCCAGGGAAACCAGTACtttgtgaggagaggagagtatggTGACTACCAGCGGATGGGCATGTCTGACTCCGTTCGCTCTTGCCGTATGATCCCCATG CACAAAGGACAGTTCAGGATGCAGGTCTATGAGAGAGAGAACTTTGGGGGTCAGATGCACGAGATGATGGACGACTGTGACTCCATCCAGGAGCGTTACCGCATGTCCGACTGCCAGTCCTGCAACGTGATGGAGGGCCACTGGCTCATGTACGAGCAGCCCCACTTCAGAGGCAGGCAGATGTACGTGAGGCCTGGAGAGTACAGGAACCTCAGAGAGATGGGCAACAGCTCCGTGAACAGATACACCTCCATGAGACGTGTCCTGGATTCCTGCGAGAGCCAGCATCATTGA